In Bubalus kerabau isolate K-KA32 ecotype Philippines breed swamp buffalo chromosome 4, PCC_UOA_SB_1v2, whole genome shotgun sequence, one DNA window encodes the following:
- the KRT10 gene encoding keratin, type I cytoskeletal 10: MSVQYSSSKQYSSSSRSGGGGRGGSSLRISNSKGCLGGGYSSGGFSGGSFSRGSSAGGCFGGSSSIYGGGLGSGFGGGYGSSFGGSYGGGSFGGGYGGGGFGGGSFGGGSFGGGSFGGGLGGGFGDGGLISGNEKITMQNLNDRLASYLDKVRALEESNYELEVKIKEWYEKYGNSRQREPCDYSKYYQTIDDLKNQIFNLTTDNANILIQVDNARLAADDFRLKYENEVTLRQSVEADINGLRRVLDELTLTKTDLEMQIESLTEELAYLKKNHEEEMRDLQNVSTGDVNVEMNAAPGVDLTELLNNMRSQYEQLAEKNRRDAEAWFNEKSKELTTEINSNLEQVSSYKSEITELRRTIQGLEIELQSQLALKQSLEASLAETEGRYCVQLSQIQSQISSLEEQLQQIRAETECQNAEYQQLLDIKIRLENEIQTYRSLLEGEGSFGGGSYGGGRGYGGSSGGGYGGGSSSGGYGGGSSSGGGHGGSSGGGHGGSSGGGHGGGSSSGGHKSTTSGSVGEPSSKGPRSAETSWDTNKTRVIKTIIEELAPDGRVLSSMVESETKKHYY; this comes from the exons ATGTCTGTTCAATACAGCTCAAGCAAGCAATACTCTTCTTCCTCCCGCAGTGGAGGCGGAGGAAGAGGAGGATCATCCCTCAGAATTTCGAACAGCAAAGGCTGTCTTGGTGGAGGATATAGCTCAGGGGGGTTCAGTGGTGGCTCTTTTAGCCGTGGGAGCTCTGCTGGAGGCTGCTTTGGGGGCTCATCAAGTATCTATGGAGGAGGATTAGGCAGTGGCTTTGGTGGGGGCTATGGAAGTAGCTTCGGTGGGAGCTATGGAGGAGGCAGCTTTGGAGGGGGCTATGGAGGAGGTGGCTTCGGAGGGGGCAGCTTCGGAGGGGGCAGCTTTGGAGGCGGCAGCTTTGGAGGTGGTTTGGGTGGTGGATTTGGAGATGGTGGCCTTATCtctggaaatgaaaaaataaccaTGCAGAATCTGAATGATCGCCTGGCTTCCTACTTGGACAAAGTTCGGGCTCTGGAAGAATCAAACTATGAGCTAGAAGTCAAAATTAAGGAGTGGTATGAAAAGTATGGCAATTCAAGACAGCGAGAGCCTTGTGATTACAGCAAATACTACCAAACCATTGATGATCTTAAAAATCAG ATCTTCAACCTGACAACAGACAATGCCAATATCCTGATTCAGGTTGATAATGCCAGGCTGGCAGCCGATGACTTCAGGCTGAA GTATGAAAATGAGGTAACCCTGCGCCAGAGCGTGGAGGCCGACATCAATGGCCTGCGCAGGGTGCTGGACGAGCTGACCTTGACCAAGACCGACCTGGAGATGCAGATTGAGAGCTTGACCGAGGAGCTGGCCTACCTGAAGAAGAACCACGAAGAG GAAATGAGAGACCTTCAAAATGTATCCACTGGTGATGTGAATGTGGAAATGAATGCTGCCCCAGGTGTTGATCTCACTGAACTTCTGAATAACATGAGAAGCCAATATGAACAACTTGCCGAGAAAAATCGCAGAGACGCCGAAGCCTGGTTCAACGAAAAG aGCAAGGAACTCACTACGGAAATCAACAGTAACCTTGAACAAGTATCGAGCTATAAATCTGAGATTACTGAGTTGAGACGCACTATTCAAGGCCTGGAGATTGAGCTACAGTCCCAACTAGCCCTA AAACAATCCCTGGAAGCCTCCTTGGCAGAGACAGAAGGTCGCTATTGTGTGCAGCTCTCTCAGATTCAGTCCCAGATCTCCTCTCTGGAAGAACAACTGCAACAGATTCGAGCTGAGACCGAGTGCCAGAATGCCGAGTACCAACAACTCCTGGATATTAAGATCCGACTGGAGAATGAAATTCAAACCTACCGCAGCCTGCTAGAAGGAGAGGGAAG TTTCGGCGGCGGCTCCTACGGCGGCGGGCGCGGCTACGGCGGAAGTTCCGGCGGCGGCTACGGCGGCGGAAGCTCCAGTGGCGGCTACGGCGGCGGAAGCTCCAGCGGTGGCGGCCACGGAGGTAGTTCCGGCGGTGGCCACGGTGGCAGTTCCGGCGGTGGCCACGGTGGCGGAAGCTCCAGCGGAGGCCACAAATCCACCACTTCAGGGTCCGTTGGCGAGCCCTCATCTAAGGGACCAAGGTCAGCAGAAACTAGCTGGG ATACTAACAAAACCAGAGTGATCAAGACAATTATTGAGGAGTTGGCACCTGATGGTAGAGTCCTTTCATCTATGGTTGAATCGGAAACCAAGAAACACTACTATTAA
- the KRT28 gene encoding keratin, type I cytoskeletal 28: protein MYNSNRDAPPMCIKAQRSHQHTIFCSPLKLRLSTDKVTISHTAMSLRFSSGSRHICLRSGTESVRPSSGGTGFAGSNACGSSGAGRGFSYALAGSLGGLPGGDHAGGIPGSGTCAGFAGSEGGLFSGNEKVTMQNLNDRLASYLDNVRALEEANAELERKIKSWYEKHGPGSCHGLDHDYSRYHLTIEDLKNKIISSTTANANVILQIDNARLAADDFRLKYENELALHQNTEADINGLRRVLDELTLCRTDQELQYESLSEEMTYLKKNHEEEMKALQCVAGGNVNVEMNAAPGVDLTLLLNNMRAEYEALAEQNRRDAEAWFNEKSASLQQQISDDAGAASSARGELTEMKRTVQTLDIELQSLLATKHSLECSLTETEGNYCAQLAQIQAQIGALEEQLHQVRTETEGQKLEYEQLLDIKVHLEKEIETYCRLIDGDRNSCSKSKGFGSGSPGNSSKDLSRTTLVKTVVEEIDQRGKVLSSRVQSIEEKTSKMTNGKTEQRVPF, encoded by the exons atgTATAACTCAAATAGAGACGCCCCCCCAATGTGTATAAAAGCCCAAAGAAGCCATCAGCACACAATATTCTGTTCTCCTCTGAAGTTACGGCTATCCACAGACAAGGTGACCATTTCTCACACTGCCATGTCTCTCCGATTTTCTAGCGGGTCCAGGCATATTTGCCTACGGTCTGGAACTGAATCTGTCAGACCATCCAGTGGAGGCACAGGCTTTGCAGGTAGCaatgcctgtggcagctctggtGCTGGACGTGGATTTTCCTATGCTTTGGCAGGCAGCTTGGGCGGTCTTCCTGGTGGGGACCATGCTGGTGGTATCCCAGGAAGTGGTACCTGTGCTGGCTTTGCTGGAAGTGAAGGGGGACTCTTCTCTGGAAATGAGAAGGTGACCATGCAGAATCTTAATGACCGCTTGGCATCCTACCTGGATAACGTGCGAGCTCTGGAGGAGGCAAATGCTGAACTCGAGAGAAAAATCAAGAGTTGGTATGAAAAACATGGTCCTGGATCTTGCCATGGACTTGATCACGACTACAGCAGATATCACTTAACAATCGAAGATCTTAAGAATAAG ATCATCTCTTCCACTACGGCAAATGCTAATGTCATTCTGCAGATTGATAATGCCAGACTGGCTGCTGACGATTTCCGGCTAAA GTATGAAAATGAGCTCGCCCTTCACCAAAACACAGAGGCTGACATCAATGGGTTACGACGAGTCCTGGATGAACTGACACTCTGCAGGACTGACCAGGAACTGCAGTATGAATCCCTGAGTGAAGAGATGACCTATCTCAAGAAGAATCATGAAGAG GAGATGAAGGCTCTGCAGTGCGTGGCCGGAGGCAACGTGAACGTGGAGATGAACGCGGCGCCTGGCGTGGACCTCACGCTTCTGCTGAACAACATGCGGGCCGAGTACGAAGCCCTGGCCGAGCAGAACCGCAGGGACGCCGAGGCCTGGTTCAACGAAAAG AGCGCCAGCCTGCAGCAGCAGATCTCTGACGACGCGGGCGCGGCCTCCTCCGCCCGGGGCGAGCTCACAGAAATGAAGCGCACGGTGCAGACCCTGGACATAGAGCTGCAGTCCCTCCTGGCAACG AAACACTCCCTGGAGTGCTCCTTGACGGAGACAGAGGGCAACTACTGTGCCCAGCTGGCCCAGATCCAGGCTCAGATCGGAGCCCTGGAGGAGCAGCTGCACCAGGTCAGGACCGAGACCGAGGGCCAGAAACTGGAGTATGAACAGCTCCTGGACATCAAGGTCCACCTGGAAAAAGAAATCGAGACCTACTGCCGCCTGAtagatggagacagaaa ctcATGCTCTAAATCAAAGGGCTTTGGATCAGGAAGCCCGGGAAATTCATCTAAAG ATTTATCCAGAACCACGCTGGTAAAGACGGTGGTTGAAGAGATAGATCAACGTGGTAAAGTTCTTTCATCAAGGGTTCAGTCCATTGAAGAAAAGACATCTAAAATGACCAATGGCAAGACAGAACAAAGAGTTCCTTTCTAG
- the KRT27 gene encoding keratin, type I cytoskeletal 27 yields the protein MSVRFSSASRRLGSCGGAGSVRLSGGGAGFGVGSTSSVPGFGSGFTCAFGGSSSAGSYSGGLGGGSASCTAFTGNEHGLLSGNEKVTMQNLNDRLASYLDNVRALEEANSDLEQKIKGWYEKFGPGSCRGLDHDYSRYFTVIDDLRNQIISATTSNANIVLQNDNARLTADDFRLKFENEQALHQSVDADVSSLRRVLDELTLCRTDLEIQLETLSEELAYLKKNHEEEMKALQCAAGGNVNVEMNAAPGVDLTVLLNNMRAEYEALAEQNRRDAEAWFNEKSASLQQQISDDAGATTSARNELTEMKRNLQTLEIELQSLLATKHSLECSLTETEGNYCAQLAQIQAQIGALEEQLHQVRTETEGQKLEYEQLLDIKVHLEKEIETYCRLIDGEDGSCAKSKGYGGPGNQIKDPSKATVVKTIVEEIDPRGKVLSSRVHTVEEKSTKINNMKSEQRVPS from the exons ATGAGCGTGCGCTTTTCTTCTGCATCCAGACGCCTTGGCTCCTGCGGAGGAGCTGGCTCTGTGCGGCTCTCCGGTGGGGGAGCCGGCTTTGGGGTCGGCAGCACaagcagtgtgccaggctttggAAGCGGCTTCACCTGCGCCTTTGGAGGCAGCTCCTCTGCGGGAAGCTACAGCGGGGGGCTGGGCGGAGGAAGTGCTTCCTGCACGGCCTTCACTGGAAATGAACATGGCCTCCTCTCTGGCAATGAGAAGGTGACCATGCAGAACCTCAACGACCGCCTGGCCTCCTACCTGGACAATGTGcgtgccctggaggaggccaaCTCCGACTTGGAGCAGAAGATCAAGGGCTGGTATGAGAAATTTGGGCCTGGTTCCTGCCGTGGTCTCGATCACGATTATAGCAGATACTTCACGGTGATTGACGACCTTAGGAACCAG ATAATTTCTGCAACAACAAGCAATGCCAATATTGTCCTGCAAAATGACAATGCAAGGCTCACAGCTGATGACTTCAGACTAAA GTTTGAAAATGAACAGGCCCTCCATCAGAGCGTGGACGCGGATGTCAGCAGTTTGCGCAGGGTCCTGGACGAACTGACTCTGTGCAGAACGGACTTAGAGATTCAGCTGGAGACACTCAGTGAGGAACTGGCTTACCTCAAGAAGAACCATGAGGAG GAGATGAAGGCTCTGCAGTGCGCGGCCGGAGGCAATGTGAACGTGGAAATGAACGCGGCGCCCGGCGTGGACCTCACGGTTCTGCTGAACAACATGCGGGCCGAGTACGAAGCCCTGGCGGAGCAGAACCGCAGGGACGCGGAGGCCTGGTTCAACGAAAAG AGCGCTTCGCTGCAGCAGCAGATTTCTGATGATGCTGGCGCCACCACCTCAGCTCGGAACGAACTGACTGAGATGAAACGTAATCTTCAAACCCTGGAGATTGAACTTCAGTCTCTTTTAGCAACA AAACACTCCCTGGAGTGCTCCTTGACGGAAACAGAGGGCAACTACTGTGCCCAGCTGGCCCAGATCCAGGCTCAGATCGGAGCCCTGGAGGAGCAGCTGCACCAGGTCAGGACCGAGACCGAGGGCCAGAAACTGGAGTATGAACAGCTCCTGGACATCAAGGTCCACCTGGAAAAAGAAATCGAGACCTACTGCCGCCTGATAGATGGAGAGGATGG CTCTTGCGCTAAATCAAAAGGCTATGGTGGGCCAGGAAATCAGATAAAAG ATCCATCTAAAGCCACCGTGGTTAAAACAATTGTTGAAGAAATAGATCCTCGTGGCAAAGTTCTGTCCTCTAGAGTTCACACTGTGGAAGAGAAGTCCACCAAAATCAACAACATGAAGAGTGAACAGAGGGTGCCTTCCTGA